Proteins encoded by one window of Venturia canescens isolate UGA chromosome 2, ASM1945775v1, whole genome shotgun sequence:
- the LOC122406152 gene encoding nose resistant to fluoxetine protein 6-like isoform X2, with translation MGNRMDLGMYDECMSIREIENGEEIRGRHCMYSINANIENFTMQETLSICLPSTCEPKDVVIILEAALKMIGDFLPQVIPLSVTSSTCSSVVAPVWTPGGIVTLVGLSALISFLLICTISDFYMRYSEMSFSTNNRLVWLSQFSLYSNAIRVLSTKTAPQTLPAIQGIRFFSMCWVIFGHGYCMSLFVATVNTADFFQWVHSWSAMYILIATFAVDTFFTISGFLLSYLFLKEMSTGRSFNIFAYYIHRYLRLTPALAALLLATIFILPRVGSGALWDNSMITIANNCRENWWPMMLYIHNYYDKDHLWCLAHTWYLAVEMHFFWISPLILYPLARKPSIGLVILMLAFCASVITPTVISYKNGYSSVLFATGNLEIAVQGNMNFYMESHIRAAPWIVGIFFGYLVFKKQTAPAKIIRRIGWLVTILAFAFCFFSLRVFQAKGYEFSTAWETFYTAVSKPLWAGGVGWIMYASVLGFGGPITTVLSYPIYTPFSRISYCVYLVHFVLQILRVSSLRTPQYFSPAGCFTQFLSDLALSAIFGFIFTLMIESPILTVEKIIKRRNQKRLSESKRKLEHNEPSRGVDNPNIIYD, from the exons CAGAGAGATCGAAAATGGCGAAGAAATTCGTGGCCGCCATTGCATGTACTCTATCAATGCAAACATAGAGAATTTCACGATGCAAGAAACTCTATCAATTTGTTTACCTTCAACTTGTGAGCCCAAGGACGTCGTGATAATACTAGAAGCGGCGTTGAAAATGATCGGTGATTTTCTTCCGCAAGTTATTCCGTTGAGTGTAACCAGCTCCACGTGCTCGTCTGTTGTCGCTCCGGTGTGGACTCCTGGAGGAATTGTTACGct AGTCGGTCTGAGCGCGTTGATCTCATTCCTTTTGATTTGCACTATTTCTGATTTTTATATGAGATATTCGGAAATGAGCTTCTCCACGAATAATAGACTCGTCTGGTTGAGCCAATTTTCGCTCTATTCCAACGCAATTCGTGTGCTCAGTACGAAAACAGCGCCCCAAACGCTTCCAGCCATCCAGGGAATCCGATTTTTCAGTATGTGTTGGGTGATATTTGGTCACGGATACTGTATGAGCCTTTTTGTAGCAACTGTGAACACCGCCGATTTTTTCCAG TGGGTCCATTCGTGGAGTGCTATGTACATACTGATCGCGACGTTCGCTGTTGACACGTTTTTCACGATCAGTGGCTTTCTCTTATcttacttatttttaaaagaaatgtCCACCGGGCgaagtttcaatattttcgcGTATTATATTCATCGCTATTTGAG ATTAACACCTGCCCTTGCGGCTCTACTGCTCGCAACGATATTTATTCTCCCTCGAGTGGGCTCCGGCGCTCTTTGGGATAATTCCATGATCACTATCGCGAACAACTGTCGAGAGAATTGGTGGCCGATGATGCTTTACATTCACAATTACTACGACAAAGATCACctc tgGTGTCTCGCTCACACCTGGTATTTGGCAGTGGAAATGCATTTCTTCTGGATTTCACCGCTGATCCTCTATCCACTTGCAAGAAAACCATCGATAGGTCTCGTCATCTTGATGCTCGCGTTTTGCGCTTCGGTCATAACGCCCACTGTTATTTCTTACAAGAATGGATACTCCAGTGTTCTGTTCGCGACTGGCAA TTTGGAGATTGCAGTGCAAGggaatatgaatttttatatgGAAAGTCACATTCGGGCAGCCCCGTGGATCGTAGGAATATTCTTCGGATACTTGGTTTTCAAGAAACAAACGGCTCCAGCGAAA ATCATTAGACGGATCGGTTGGCTTGTGACAATCCTAGCGTTTGCTTTCTGCTTCTTTAGTTTGAGGGTTTTCCAAGCAAAAGGCTACGAATTTAGCACGGCTTGGGAGACTTTTTATACTGCTGTTTCGAAACCCCTTTGGGCAGGTGGGGTCGGATGGATAATGTATGCGTCTGTTCTTGGATTTGGAG GACCGATAACAACGGTATTGTCTTATCCGATCTACACTCCGTTCAGTAGGATATCCTATTGTGTATATTTAGTACATTTTGTGCTCCAAATATTGAGAGTGAGTTCTCTTCGAACTCCCCAATACTTCAGTCCAGCTGGCTGT tTCACTCAATTCCTTAGCGACTTAGCTTTGTCAGCCATTTTCggatttatttttactttgatGATCGAATCCCCGATTTTGACGGTcgagaaaattataaaaaggCGAAATCAGAAGCGACTGAGCGAATCAAAGCGAAAGTTGGAACACAATGAGCCAAGCAGAGGCGTCGACAACCCCAATATTATTTACGATTGA
- the LOC122406149 gene encoding uncharacterized protein translates to MAAPSPGNCLILLFLVLILYTGYAFRIRDVPASSNPERPTSCLGHAKCPVDRPTTDPSPADSAGTRSRHVDATRGRITNKITTRHQPSAVNDDSSPEILQDNRVKGKAASSPSSGKLDKWPGRTVRLGRPLSKLPREDDDDDVSVSEKDEDDDEADDVEDIDADEDDDSVDGTDDDAGSEEDSTEVIDADADDDDDDVEDDDDGDHDEDDEGEDDEDDDAEDDDDDDDDENDSDKDEKVSEEISDNVDGEDADSEEEERDVDISDDENDVKIEKPEIKVVGKKMPALKKHLIVDDQISTIKDSAKSPELRKTTHEKQISSKAIDSKDGQRESEDDRSVVRKPGVKDGAGVKKVHGEPKKKKVKQESEEDGNEDDDDDSDDGEDEEVEKAPSTPVPMRKLEKVRLADKEKSKMMETPKPVEQEKPVKASPANVDEASTKKKKNAEAVTAKPEPEKSQPTTPTKPETKAKADAPLKTSKIVPSNVKSETPKKSKTTTTITTTKEEVKPKIGKADESIVVNEPKKSSAKKSGADGRSDRKSSNAKKPVEAPISLTQLNNAILQVPTFVPNFTAVEDPACQQHGKIFLRQLRGYKLWALQMLDSSAKIPSGLLRGNINQLGDFDQCLGVSARVKVDEKTVKVQGKYCLATLDLHALIPDMKVPVNFMQSRGFIRASMRDSGHFIPRFTTANWALCIPAACSAKDAQIAIESALSHINSTAGLRFSIDVDPDMCYVRQKYETYTKETIGVLYFYAMIICVVLVATIRDYIVCPQGKGSYSERIIMSFSLRRTWKILTKIESDNSGEISCVHGIRSLATIALYVAHKMIPTSQIPYANRIFLTEIANNPASSLLRTSLAYTDCFLLLSGLLTAFNMARESAKKGEIRWFCRLVGRFIRLTPSLLVMVFWYAYVMEHIGTGPQWHRVIGTNAELCKQNSWTNFLYIQNFFPFEEMCATHTHQLALDMQLSLIAPMLVFFLSLKPVIGVLVIFFILQVSATVRYFATTSNNLSLVIYHGMTMKQLYKTANLTYALPLHRATPYVFGAGLGVLLHYTGKNVRIYRIFVLLGWLIAMALGAWTLFSPWHMARRDYVYDVEEAAHYAVIAPVAWSIALCWTIFACFTEHGGIINKILSSSWMILFSRISYAVYLCQFAIFFYNVGTTRYSSDVQFHRFIDPYEAISVALVSVVLTLLIDIPMQEVKNVMMESTDRLGAPIGGETLEVEEKENVEEDKMAPVSTDKGQEKEELEEEKEDHESWDRQDDAIDGLTRLEETGEEEYMERWRPRRRSRGQEAYVRSERYEDEEEVDEDLEDEEEEEERPTEWSWVRDPRNRTAAEDDGLLEHGRSRSSQRESYIEQGQREDDRRRDRRSQSRQGDRIATESPRSSLRRERSTSRASEARTRYAEADDSSASKRAIRPESRGSSASRDQDRPTTPSWAPSRRERSSSRASESRPPSRSSFTGREPDRTASWESSRHERSPSRAPMTPRREASRQASSESEEELSQAPRVPVKTTRKPVTVEPKVSDEEDWEAELRIRRKMLMERLASEDPDSRLDEGNDGWNSIKRRSSAEGKIALLKEPTGSNVMDSWTVSRGPRVSLLGSSQETEDDISGSQSQRDSLQREESLKEDDRSDEGSSLEQSRRRSYTSGSQVTSLEEEEDIANNDFVLNKDSKRITIMDLSKLSQQEESPSGLVSEVVLTEEQEEEGHRPIMATLKLFKRESIVKSQASEEDPEYLLPERPKLQEQDQDHPFKKAWQLQKSRSEEDPQPYALKEVKTAPDNSRNRTTIKENKDKNDSEESEPANSSSGPQSTLTECHPDDDDLPILSKSFDLDEPSSTSKSISEDSSKIEWPSEDEQFNSYKLRKKRLPDEGNCEWELEET, encoded by the exons ATGGCTGCGCCCAGTCCGGGCAATTGCTTAATCCTCCTTTTCCTCGTCCTCATTCTTTATACCGGTTATGCATTCAGGATACGCGATGTTCCTGCGTCCTCGAATCCCGAACGGCCCACCAGTTGCCTCGGACATGCCAAGTGTCCCGTCGATAGACCAACCACTGATCCGTCACCCGCAGACTCAGCTGGGACGCGCAGCCGTCACGTTGACGCCACTCGAGGACGAATCACCAACAAAATAACTACCAGGCATCAACCATCTGCCGTTAACGATGACTCGAGCCCAGAGATTCTTCAAGATAACAGAGTTAAAGGGAAAGCTGCGTCGTCCCCTTCCTCGGGAAAGCTCGACAAATGGCCAGGCAGAACGGTCCGATTAGGTCGCCCTTTAAGCAAGCTGCCCCGagaagacgatgacgatgatgtTAGCGTCAGTGAGAAAGATGAGGATGATGACGAGGCCGATGACGTTGAAGACATTGACGCTGATGAAGATGATGACTCGGTTGACGGGACTGACGATGATGCTGGCAGCGAGGAAGATAGTACAGAAGTCATTGACGCTGATgccgacgacgatgacgatgacgttgaagacgacgatgacggAGATcatgacgaagatgacgaaggTGAAGATGATGAAGATGATGATGCTgaagatgacgatgatgacgacgatgacgaaaaTGACAGCGATAAGGACGAAAAAGTATCGGAAGAGATATCAGATAATGTGGATGGCGAGGATGCAGATAGTGAAGAAGAAGAACGCGACGTGGACATCAGTGACGATGAAAACGACGTGAAAATCGAGAAACCAGAAATTAAAGTAGTTGGGAAGAAAATGCCAGCTTTAAAAAAACATCTCATCGTTGATGATCAAATTTCTACCATTAAAGATTCGGCGAAAAGTCCAGAGCTCAGGAAAACGACTCATGAGAAGCAAATCAGCTCCAAGGCCATTGATAGCAAGGATGGCCAACGGGAGAGCGAGGATGATCGTTCTGTCGTGCGTAAACCAGGAGTCAAAGATGGCGCAGGAGTGAAAAAAGTGCATGGTgaaccgaagaaaaaaaaagtgaaacagGAAAGTGAGGAAGACGGCAATgaagatgatgatgacgacAGTGATGACGGTGAAGACGAAGAGGTCGAAAAAGCACCGTCGACACCCGTGCCTATGAGAAAATTAGAAAAAGTTCGATTAGCTgacaaagaaaaatcgaaaatgatgGAAACTCCGAAACCCGTGGAGCAAGAAAAACCCGTCAAAGCGAGCCCAGCAAACGTAGACGAGGCGAGtacaaagaagaagaaaaatgctgaAGCGGTGACCGCGAAACCCGAACCCGAGAAATCTCAACCTACGACTCCAACGAAGCCGGAAACGAAAGCGAAGGCGGATGCTCCTTTGAAAACCTCGAAGATCGTGCCTTCGAATGTGAAATCCGAGACACCGAAGAAatcgaagacgacgacgacgataacGACGACGAAGGAAGAGGTCAAACCGAAAATCGGTAAAGCCGACGAATCTATTGTCGTTAACGAACCAAAAAAATCAAGTGCCAAAAAAAGTGGCGCTGACGGCCGATCGGACA GGAAAAGTTCGAACGCCAAGAAGCCAGTAGAAGCCCCGATATCCTTGACCCAGCTCAATAATGCCATACTACAAGTGCCGACCTTCGTGCCAAATTTCACGGCCGTCGAGGATCCGGCTTGTCAACAACACGGGAAAATATTTCTTCGCCAGCTGCGTGGCTACAAATTATGGGCACTTCAAA TGCTTGATTCGAGCGCCAAGATACCCTCCGGTTTGCTGCGCGGTAACATCAATCAGTTGGGTGACTTTGATCAGTGTTTGGGTGTGTCAGCTCGTGTGAAAGTGGACGAGAAAACGGTAAAAGTTCAGGGCAAGTATTGCCTCGCGACGCTGGACTTACACGCTTTGATTCCGGACATGAAAGTTCCCGTCAACTTTATGCAGAGTCGAGGATTTATTCGTGCCAGTATGCGCGAC TCAGGACATTTCATACCGAGATTTACAACCGCCAACTGGGCACTGTGCATTCCGGCGGCCTGTTCAGCGAAAGATGCTCAAATCGCTATTGAGAGTGCCCTAAGTCACATCAATTCGACCGCTGGATTAAGATTCAGTATTGATGTTGATCCGGACATGTGTTACGTCCGTCAAAAATACGAAACCTATACGAAAGAAACAATTGGTGTACT ATACTTTTATGCGATGATTATTTGTGTCGTACTCGTTGCTACTATCCGAGATTACATCGTTTGTCCACAAGGAAAAG GCAGTTATTCGGAAAGGATAATAATGTCCTTTTCTCTGAGAAGGACATGGAAAATATTGACAAAGATCGAGAGCGATAATAGCGGTGAAATAAGTTGCGTTCATGGAATAAGATCGTTAGCGACTATCGCACTTTACGTGGCTCATAAAATGATACCGACGTCACAGATCCCTTACGCTAATCGGATTTTCCTGACTGAG ATCGCGAATAATCCGGCGAGTTCGTTACTGAGAACTTCTCTGGCTTACACGGATTGCTTCCTGCTTCTCAGTGGACTCCTAACTGCCTTCAATATGGCACGTGAGTCGGCTAAGAAGGGCGAAATTCGTTGGTTCTGTCGACTCGTAGGAAGATTCATTAG acTCACTCCCTCACTGCTGGTGATGGTCTTTTGGTACGCATACGTCATGGAACACATAGGAACTGGTCCTCAATGGCATCGCGTTATTGGTACAAACGCCGAGCTATGCAAACAAAATTCGTGGACTAATTTTTTGTacatacaaaatttttttcctttcgaagAAATG TGCGCAACTCATACTCATCAGTTGGCCTTAGACATGCAGCTCTCGTTGATAGCACCGatgctcgtttttttcctgaGCTTGAAACCCGTTATAGGAGTTctcgtgatattttttatccttcaAGTTTCAGCGACGGTGCGTTATTTTGCCACGACCAGTAATAATCTCTCGCTCGTCATATATCATGGAATGAC AATGAAGCAACTCTATAAAACAGCAAATTTGACCTACGCCCTGCCACTGCATCGAGCAACTCCATACGTTTTTGGCGCTGGATTAGGCGTTCTACTGCATTATACTGGAAAAAACGTTCGAATATATCGA ATTTTCGTATTATTAGGGTGGTTGATAGCAATGGCTCTGGGGGCGTGGACTTTGTTCTCACCTTGGCACATGGCTAGGAGAGATTACGTGTACGATGTTGAGGAAGCAGCTCATTATGCTGTAATAGCTCCCGTCGCCTGGTCGATTGCATTGTGCTGGACAATATTTGCCTGTTTCACTGAACACGGAG GTATAATCAACAAGATTCTTTCGAGTTCCTGGATGATTTTATTCAGCCGCATATCATACGCTGTGTATCTCTGTCAATTCGCAATATTTTTCTACAACGTCGGAACGACGAGATACTCGAGCGATGTCCAATTTCATAGATTT ATTGATCCATACGAGGCGATTTCGGTGGCTCTAGTGTCCGTAGTTCTTACATTACTAATTGACATTCCGATGCAGGAAGTTAAGAACGTGATGATGGAGAGTACCGATCGTTTAGGGGCGCCGATCGGCGGTGAGACGTTGGAGGTCGAGGAGAAGGAAAACGTTGAGGAGGACAAGATGGCTCCGGTTTCGACGGATAAGGGCcaagaaaaagaggaattagaggaagagaaagaagacCATGAGTCATGGGATCGTCAAGATGACGCGATCGACGGACTGACGAGGCTCGAGGAAACAGGGGAAGAAGAGTACATGGAAAGATGGCGACCTAGAAGGAGAAGCCGGGGACAAGAAGCGTATGTGAGAAGCGAAAGGTACGAGGATGAAGAAGAGGTGGATGAAGACCTCGAGgatgaggaggaggaagaggagcgACCAACGGAATGGAGTTGGGTGAGAGACCCTCGGAATAGGACTGCTGCGGAGGATGATGGCCTCTTGGAGCACGGAAGAAGTCGCAGCAGCCAGCGAGAATCTTACATCGAACAGGGTCAGAGGGAAGATGATCGTAGACGAGACAGGCGTTCTCAATCGCGGCAAGGAGACCGGATAGCTACGGAATCACCAAGAAGTTCCCTCAGAAGAGAACGTTCAACCTCCAGAGCCTCTGAGGCCAGGACCCGATATGCAGAAGCTGACGATTCATCTGCCAGCAAACGAGCCATCAGACCAGAGTCTCGGGGTAGTTCAGCAAGCCGAGATCAAGACCGACCCACGACGCCATCTTGGGCACCCTCCAGGCGAGAGCGGTCGTCATCGAGGGCATCGGAAAGCCGGCCTCCTTCGAGATCTAGTTTCACGGGAAGGGAACCCGATCGGACGGCTTCCTGGGAATCCTCGCGACACGAGCGATCACCCTCGAGAGCCCCGATGACCCCGCGCCGGGAAGCCAGTCGACAAGCCTCGTCGGAAAGTGAAGAAGAGCTTTCTCAAGCACCTCGAGTCCCAGTGAAAACGACTCGAAAACCAGTTACCGTCGAGCCCAAAGTTAGTGACGAGGAAGATTGGGAAGCTGAACTGAGGATAAGACGCAAGATGTTGATGGAACGACTGGCTTCGGAAGATCCTGATTCGAGACTCGACGAAGGTAACGATGGTTGGAACTCTATCAAACGACGCTCCTCGGCTGAAGGGAAAATTGCCCTGCTCAAGGAACCGACCGGATCGAACGTCATGGATTCCTGGACGGTCAGCCGGGGACCTAGGGTTTCACTTTTAGGCTCTTCCCAGGAAACCGAGGATGATATTTCTGGCTCCCAGTCGCAACGGGACTCCCTCCAACGGGAAGAGTCTCTTAAAGAAGATGACAGAAGTGACGAGGGTAGCAGCCTTGAGCAGTCGAGAAGGCGTTCTTATACCAGTGGCAGTCAAGTTACTTCCCTCGAAGAGGAGGAAGATATTGCCAACAATGACTTCGTCCTCAATAAAGACAGCAAGCGAATAACCATCATGGATCTAAGCAAATTGTCCCAGCAGGAGGAATCTCCATCAGGACTTGTTTCTGAGGTCGTCCTCACAGAAGAACAGGAGGAAGAAGGTCACCGACCTATCATGGCAACCCTTAAGCTCTTCAAACGAGAGTCCATCGTCAAAAGTCAAGCCAGCGAGGAAGATCCGGAGTACCTCCTGCCAGAAAGGCCCAAATTGCAGGAACAAGATCAGGATCATCCTTTCAAAAAAGCATGGCAACTGCAAAAGTCCCGCTCCGAAGAGGATCCACAACCTTACGCCCTCAAAGAGGTCAAAACTGCTCCAGACAACTCGAGAAATCGAACCACgattaaagaaaataaagacaAAAACGACTCCGAAGAATCCGAGCCGGCTAATAGTTCGAGCGGCCCCCAATCCACATTGACCGAGTGTCATCCTGACGACGATGATCTTCCGATTCTTAGTAAAAGCTTTGACCTTGATGAGCCAAGCTCAACCTCCAAATCAATATCCGAGGATTCTTCCAAGATCGAATGGCCCAGTGAGGACGAACAATTCAACAGCTACAAGCTTCGAAAAAAGCGCCTTCCTGATGAGGGCAATTGCGAATGGGAACTCGAGGAGACCTGA
- the LOC122406151 gene encoding nose resistant to fluoxetine protein 6-like, whose translation MTNSYVHLLIGLLTCVSGESKNIFRIDPSLEHGDFSNLEYAVEDVNVLPILSRDLTLLERAIDSIDDGKCRDHSRLMFDGLKNLTTWAVKFYDSSGKFPEGVFGGSLYQLGNFDECLEIGEQSSYHEDEAPVGIKGQYCLGEVEIFVPDNYLKKKGSVWTNFRRAKERHEETIDKLHLGICVPASCSYYEVERVIERVLAVAFSGSKIRLDFKIPETQCYKNQPLVTDTLDIVYMSIISVIASTIVVGTIFHMAYLKNKSALPRGVVPEVLIAFSLISNLKKLCGPANEDGLNLDCISGIKFISMLLIVAGHTLVFVVSGPVLNKTFWEQAIGKVENSVFLNNPLLVDTFLFLSGFLLCRLLLRELDKRKSINFLFLYIFRYIRLTPAYMVMVGLYLTWLPRLSSGPLWFHMQEEKERCRASWWANILYVNNYVNTDNLCMFQSWYLSVDTQLFILAPAIIYPLWKWRRPGEFILTGATALSMGVPFIVTLLNNLDPTLMIYTTEIRDISTNEYFKNSYIKTHMRASAYCFGLIYGYVLYRIQSSDYRLSPNTVRIGWIAASLSLLASMCSISLFYGPRKNFTPLEAAIYSSLHRALWSAGTGWVLLACMTDNSGPVKNFLRWRPFVPLSRLTYSAYLMNGLVELHSMSTARTPQHLDKMDLFSKVLSHVMLTFIGAVFLSTMFESPILGFEKIFHRPHSKSVKNPEKCEDTLTTEA comes from the exons atgaCGAATTCATATGTGCATTTGCTCATCGGATTATTAACTTGTGTTTCGGGTGAGAGTAAGAATATCTTCAGGATCGATCCGAGCTTGGAGCATGGGGATTTCTCGAATTTGGAATATGCTGTCGAGGATGTGAACGTGCTGCCAATATTATCTCGAGATTTGACGTTACTAGAGCGTGCGATTGATTCAATTGACGATGGAAAATGTCGGGATCACAGTAGGCTGATGTTCGATGGATTAAAAAACTTGACAACGTGGGCAGTGAAGTTTTACGATTCTTCGGGGAAGTTTCCTGAGGGTGTTTTCGGGGGTTCCTTATATCAGTTAGGAAACTTCGACGAGTGTCTTGAAATTGGGGAACAAAGTTCTTACCACGAAGACGAAGCACCTGTGGGTATAAAAGGACAGTATTGTTTGGGTGAAGTCGAAATTTTCGTACCCgacaattatttgaaaaagaaaggatCGGTTTGGACGAATTTCCGTCGCGCTAAAGAGCGTCACGAGGAAACGATTGATAAACTTCATCTTGGAATTTGCGTACCAGCATCGTGCTCGTATTACGAAGTCGAACGCGTTATAGAACGAGTCCTCGCTGTTGCATTCAGTGGCTCAAAAATTCGACTCGATTTCAAAATACCCGAGACACAATGCTACAAAAATCAACCACTcgtcaccgatacacttgacATTGTTTACAT gaGCATTATATCTGTGATTGCTTCAACGATCGTAGTTGGAACGATATTTCACATGgcatatttgaaaaacaaaagcgcTTTACCGCGTGGCGTTGTGCCGGAAGTACTAATAGCTTTTTCTCTAATATCGAACTTGAAAAAACTCTGCGGTCCAGCGAACGAGGATGGCTTGAATCTTGATTGCATATCGGGAATAAAATTCATCTCGATGCTGCTCATAGTCGCTGGCCATACACTCGTATTCGTCGTCAGTGGACCAGTACTTAATAAAACATTTTGGGAACAG GCAATtggaaaagtggaaaattcaGTTTTCCTCAATAACCCACTCCTCGTTGACACATTCTTGTTCCTGAGTGGTTTTCTCCTCTGTCGTTTGCTGTTGCGTGAACTCGacaaaagaaaatcgattaatttcttatttttgtacatttttcggTACATCAG GTTAACACCTGCTTACATGGTGATGGTTGGATTGTACCTTACGTGGTTGCCAAGATTGAGTTCCGGGCCGCTCTGGTTTCATATGCAAGAAGAGAAGGAGCGGTGCAGAGCCTCTTGGTGGGCAAATATTCTTTACGTCAACAATTACGTCAACACTGATAACTTG TGCATGTTCCAGTCCTGGTACTTGTCAGTGGACACTCAGCTCTTCATTCTAGCCCCAGCAATTATTTATCCACTCTGGAAATGGCGTCGTCCTGGAGAGTTTATTTTAACCGGAGCTACAGCACTCTCAATGGGCGTGCCCTTCATAGTGACCCTTTTAAATAATCTGGATCCCACTTTGATGATCTACACAac tgaaatACGGGATATATCGACCAACGAgtatttcaaaaatagctaCATAAAGACTCACATGAGAGCGAGCGCCTATTGTTTTGGTCTTATTTACGGATACGTACTTTATCGCATCCAGTCATCGGATTATCGATTATCTCCG AACACTGTGAGAATAGGTTGGATAGCTGCAAGCTTGTCGCTACTTGCCTCGATGTGTTCGATCAGTCTGTTCTACGGTcctagaaaaaatttcaccccacTCGAGGCCGCAATTTATTCATCACTCCATCGAGCCCTTTGGAGCGCAGGTACAGGTTGGGTGCTGCTGGCCTGCATGACCGACAATTCCG GGCCTGTTAAAAATTTCTTAAGATGGCGACCGTTTGTCCCGCTGAGTCGGCTGACTTATTCGGCTTATCTGATGAACGGGTTGGTCGAATTGCATTCAATGTCGACAGCGAGAACTCCTCAACACCTGGACAAAATGGATTTG TTCAGTAAAGTTCTGTCTCACGTCATGCTGACTTTCATCGGTGCCGTTTTCCTGTCGACGATGTTTGAATCGCCAATCCTTGGtttcgagaaaatatttcatcgacCTC ATTCGAAATCCGTTAAGAACCCCGAGAAATGTGAGGACACACTAACGACCGAAGCCTAG